In Primulina eburnea isolate SZY01 chromosome 3, ASM2296580v1, whole genome shotgun sequence, one DNA window encodes the following:
- the LOC140825333 gene encoding probable methyltransferase PMT7 isoform X2, which produces MYGISDLLVSNKSSPVEFLSSSFDLPQSCDPASQPKIEGKISNLTCVFTNKVGLAYRTVPLRIPVTGMNICPSKYDEYIPCHDISYIKELLPKLDLSRKEELERHCPPLSRRLFCLVPPPADYKIPIRWPSSRDYVWRSNVNHTHLSEVKGGQNWVHEKGQLWWFPGGGTHFKNGASEYIERLGNMTTNDNGNLLSAGVFQILDVGCGVASFSAYLLPLNIQTMSFAPKDGHENQIQFALERGIGAMISALSTKMLPYPGNTFEMVHCSRCRVDWHENEGILIKEVDRLLRSNGYFVYSAPPAYKTDKEYPLIWDKLMNLTSAMCWKLIARKVQTAIWIKLEDNSCIQKNAQQKIINVCNHLDDEKPSWKTPLRNCIAERVSQKLPPMPQRLSEFSGTLSKLGINREKFLVDTIYWQDQIRHYWRLMDAEEKDVRNVMDMNAFLGGFAVALKTWPVWIMNVVPISANNTLSAIYDRGLIGAFHDWCEPFSTYPRSYDLIHANNLLSHYKNREEGCLLEDIMLEMDRMLRPQGYAIIRGEDASIMTKIADLAPKFLWDTQLHTLENDEKKMEQVLFCRKKFWAIL; this is translated from the exons ATGTATGGTATTTCTGATTTATTGGTCTCCAACAAATCGAGCCCGGTTGAGTTTTTGAGTTCGAGCTTTGATCTACCACAATCATGTGATCCAGCTAGTCAACCCAAAATTGAGGGGAAAATATCAAATTTAACTT GCGTGTTTACAAATAAAGTTGGTCTTGCATACCGTACCGTACCGCTAAGGATTCCAGTAACAGGAATGAACATTTGTCCTTCAAAATATGATGAGTATATTCCTTGCCACGACATTTCTTACATCAAAGAGTTACTGCCGAAGTTAGATCTTTCCAGAAAGGAGGAGCTAGAGAGGCATTGCCCTCCACTCAGTAGGCGCTTATTTTGTTTGGTGCCACCACCAGCTGATTATAAGATACCGATAAGGTGGCCTTCTAGCAGGGACTATGTCTGGCGAAGCAATGTGAATCATACACATCTTTCTGAGGTGAAAGGAGGGCAAAATTGGGTGCATGAGAAGGGTCAATTGTGGTGGTTTCCTGGCGGGGGTACTCATTTCAAGAATGGAGCTTCTGAATACATTGAGAG ATTGGGAAATATGACTACAAATGACAATGGAAACCTCCTTTCTGCTGGTGTGTTTCAAATTTTAGATGTTGGTTGTGGAGTAGCTAGCTTCTCAGCTTACCTTCTTCCCTTAAACATTCAAACTATGTCTTTTGCTCCCAAAGATGGTCATGAAAATCAAATTCAATTTGCTCTAGAACGAGGAATTGGTGCTATGATTTCTGCTTTGTCCACCAAAATGTTACCATATCCCGGTAACACCTTTGAGATGGTCCATTGTTCCAGATGTCGTGTTGACTGGCATGAGAATG AAGGCATTCTGATCAAAGAAGTGGATCGTCTATTGAGATCAAATGGATATTTTGTCTACTCAGCTCCTCCTGCTTACAAAACTGATAAAGAATATCCATTGATTTGGGATAAGTTGATGAATCTGACTTCTGCTATGTGCTGGAAACTCATTGCTCGGAAAGTGCAGACAGCAATCTGGATTAAGCTAGAGGACAACTCATGCATACAGAAAAATGCGCAGCAAAAAATTATCAATGTATGCAATCACCTTGATGATGAAAAGCCCTCGTGGAAAACACCATTGAGGAACTGTATAGCTGAACGTGTTTCCCAGAAACTCCCTCCCATGCCTCAGCGTCTCTCAGAGTTTTCTGGAACCCTCAGCAAGCTAG GTATCAATCGAGAAAAGTTTTTGGTAGATACAATCTACTGGCAGGACCAAATTCGGCATTACTGGAGATTGATGGATGCTGAAGAGAAAGATGTACGCAACGTCATGGACATGAATGCTTTCCTCGGTGGATTTGCAGTTGCCTTGAAAACATGGCCTGTTTGGATTATGAATGTAGTTCCTATAAGCGCCAACAATACCTTATCTGCCATTTATGACAGGGGTTTAATCGGTGCTTTCCACGACTG GTGCGAACCATTCTCAACGTACCCACGTTCATATGATCTGATACATGCCAACAATCTTCTATCTCATTACAAGAACCGTGAAGAAGGTTGCTTACTCGAGGACATAATGCTGGAGATGGATCGTATGTTGCGACCTCAG GGTTATGCAATTATTAGAGGTGAAGATGCAAGTATTATGACAAAGATCGCAGATCTTGCTCCAAAGTTTCTTTGGGATACTCAACTGCATACTCTGGAAAATGATGAGAAGAAAATGGAACAAGTCTTATTTTGCCGGAAGAAGTTCTGGGCAATCCTTTGA
- the LOC140825336 gene encoding uncharacterized protein: MAGSSASKDFSVVVLASDLGVDARPFLSPRESVEAEEENWHDCPSLLNPADDFSDLDALQFFRLESGSDKSGYPILRIVGKYFPALVIPGERLKKYVFHKILTEIPDGPFCIVYIHSTAQKDDNSPGITILRWIYEELPNDYKDKLQVVYFIHPGLRSRLVFATLGRFLLSGGLYWKIKYISRLQYLWQDIKKGDVEIPEFVQEHDNILEHRPLTDYGIEPDPFHLTEVPSTAYSFGRYESGWSSREYMS; the protein is encoded by the exons ATGGCGGGTTCTTCAGCATCGAAGGATTTCTCCGTTGTCGTTTTAGCTTCGGATCTCGGCGTAGACGCCCGACCCTTTCTATCTCCACGGGAATCGGTAGAGGCCGAAGAGGAGAACTGGCACGACTGCCCTTCTCTTCTAAACCCCGCCGATGATTTCTCTGACCTCGACGCCCTCCAATTCTTTCGTCTGGAAAGTGGCTCCGATAAATCCGGCTACCCTATTTTACGCATTGTTGGAAAGTATTTTCCGG CTCTCGTGATCCCTGGAGAGAGGCTGAAGAAATACGTGTTTCACAAAATTTTAACTGAAATACCAGATGGGCCATTTTGCATTGTATACATCCATAGTACAGCACAGAAGGATGACAATTCCCCTGGCATTACAATCCTAAGGTGGATCTATGAAGAACTACCCAATGATTATAAAGACAAACTTCAGGTTGTGTACTTTATTCATCCTGGGCTTCGGTCAAGACTTGTCTTTGCTACACTTGGGAGATTCCTTTTAAGCGGAGG TTTATATTGGAAAATCAAGTACATCAGTCGGCTTCAATATCTCTGGCAAGATATAAAGAAGGGAGATGTAGAGATTCCAGAATTTGTTCAAGAGCATGACAACATTCTGGAGCACAGGCCCCTTACAGATTATGGGATTGAACCTGATCCCTTTCATTTGACCGAGGTACCTTCAACTGCCTATTCATTTGGAAGATATGAATCAGGATGGTCATCTAGAGAATACATGTCCTAG
- the LOC140825333 gene encoding probable methyltransferase PMT7 isoform X1, which produces MVGFFNAGAFDWKTGQRIMLILLTMAASFYVGTLFGNSSSSPYVPFEQPAVQQNEASVFISNDTVNSGVFTNKVGLAYRTVPLRIPVTGMNICPSKYDEYIPCHDISYIKELLPKLDLSRKEELERHCPPLSRRLFCLVPPPADYKIPIRWPSSRDYVWRSNVNHTHLSEVKGGQNWVHEKGQLWWFPGGGTHFKNGASEYIERLGNMTTNDNGNLLSAGVFQILDVGCGVASFSAYLLPLNIQTMSFAPKDGHENQIQFALERGIGAMISALSTKMLPYPGNTFEMVHCSRCRVDWHENEGILIKEVDRLLRSNGYFVYSAPPAYKTDKEYPLIWDKLMNLTSAMCWKLIARKVQTAIWIKLEDNSCIQKNAQQKIINVCNHLDDEKPSWKTPLRNCIAERVSQKLPPMPQRLSEFSGTLSKLGINREKFLVDTIYWQDQIRHYWRLMDAEEKDVRNVMDMNAFLGGFAVALKTWPVWIMNVVPISANNTLSAIYDRGLIGAFHDWCEPFSTYPRSYDLIHANNLLSHYKNREEGCLLEDIMLEMDRMLRPQGYAIIRGEDASIMTKIADLAPKFLWDTQLHTLENDEKKMEQVLFCRKKFWAIL; this is translated from the exons ATGGTGGGATTTTTCAACGCGGGAGCCTTTGATTGGAAGACGGGTCAGCGCATAATGCTTATCCTTTTAACAATGGCTGCTTCTTTCTACGTCGGGACACTCTTCGGAAACAGCTCCTCGTCTCCCTATGTACCATTTGAACAGCCGGCCGTGCAACAGAACGAAGCGTCTGTGTTCATCTCCAATGATACGGTTAACTCTG GCGTGTTTACAAATAAAGTTGGTCTTGCATACCGTACCGTACCGCTAAGGATTCCAGTAACAGGAATGAACATTTGTCCTTCAAAATATGATGAGTATATTCCTTGCCACGACATTTCTTACATCAAAGAGTTACTGCCGAAGTTAGATCTTTCCAGAAAGGAGGAGCTAGAGAGGCATTGCCCTCCACTCAGTAGGCGCTTATTTTGTTTGGTGCCACCACCAGCTGATTATAAGATACCGATAAGGTGGCCTTCTAGCAGGGACTATGTCTGGCGAAGCAATGTGAATCATACACATCTTTCTGAGGTGAAAGGAGGGCAAAATTGGGTGCATGAGAAGGGTCAATTGTGGTGGTTTCCTGGCGGGGGTACTCATTTCAAGAATGGAGCTTCTGAATACATTGAGAG ATTGGGAAATATGACTACAAATGACAATGGAAACCTCCTTTCTGCTGGTGTGTTTCAAATTTTAGATGTTGGTTGTGGAGTAGCTAGCTTCTCAGCTTACCTTCTTCCCTTAAACATTCAAACTATGTCTTTTGCTCCCAAAGATGGTCATGAAAATCAAATTCAATTTGCTCTAGAACGAGGAATTGGTGCTATGATTTCTGCTTTGTCCACCAAAATGTTACCATATCCCGGTAACACCTTTGAGATGGTCCATTGTTCCAGATGTCGTGTTGACTGGCATGAGAATG AAGGCATTCTGATCAAAGAAGTGGATCGTCTATTGAGATCAAATGGATATTTTGTCTACTCAGCTCCTCCTGCTTACAAAACTGATAAAGAATATCCATTGATTTGGGATAAGTTGATGAATCTGACTTCTGCTATGTGCTGGAAACTCATTGCTCGGAAAGTGCAGACAGCAATCTGGATTAAGCTAGAGGACAACTCATGCATACAGAAAAATGCGCAGCAAAAAATTATCAATGTATGCAATCACCTTGATGATGAAAAGCCCTCGTGGAAAACACCATTGAGGAACTGTATAGCTGAACGTGTTTCCCAGAAACTCCCTCCCATGCCTCAGCGTCTCTCAGAGTTTTCTGGAACCCTCAGCAAGCTAG GTATCAATCGAGAAAAGTTTTTGGTAGATACAATCTACTGGCAGGACCAAATTCGGCATTACTGGAGATTGATGGATGCTGAAGAGAAAGATGTACGCAACGTCATGGACATGAATGCTTTCCTCGGTGGATTTGCAGTTGCCTTGAAAACATGGCCTGTTTGGATTATGAATGTAGTTCCTATAAGCGCCAACAATACCTTATCTGCCATTTATGACAGGGGTTTAATCGGTGCTTTCCACGACTG GTGCGAACCATTCTCAACGTACCCACGTTCATATGATCTGATACATGCCAACAATCTTCTATCTCATTACAAGAACCGTGAAGAAGGTTGCTTACTCGAGGACATAATGCTGGAGATGGATCGTATGTTGCGACCTCAG GGTTATGCAATTATTAGAGGTGAAGATGCAAGTATTATGACAAAGATCGCAGATCTTGCTCCAAAGTTTCTTTGGGATACTCAACTGCATACTCTGGAAAATGATGAGAAGAAAATGGAACAAGTCTTATTTTGCCGGAAGAAGTTCTGGGCAATCCTTTGA
- the LOC140828629 gene encoding uncharacterized protein: MVKPGSTVPEKIRESTRFYPYFKDCIGAIDGTHIPATVFERDTNSYRNRHWTISQNVLASCNFDLEFIYVLSGWEGSAHDSNVLADALSRNNGLKIEVPPSSSEQVYKDDNFGELFDTQEQQRTNANAWRDAIANQMWSDVDHNVNIS, encoded by the exons ATGGTCAAACCTGGATCTACAGTGCCCGAAAAAATAAGAGAGAGTACAAGATTTTATCCTTATTTCAAA GATTGCATTGGAGCTATTGATGGCACTCATATTCCTGCCACGGTGTTTGAGCGTGATACTAATAGTTATCGTAATCGTCATTGGACGATTTCTCAAAATGTTTTAGCATCATGTAACTTTGAtttagaattcatatatgtgctcagtggatgggagGGATCTGCACATGATTCAAACGTATTGGCAGatgctttatcaagaaataacGGGCTTAAA ATTGAAGTTCCACCATCTTCATCAGAACAAGTTTACAAAGATGACAACTTTGGTGAATTATTCGATACACAAGAACAACAACGGACAAATGCTAATGCATGGAGAGATGCTATAGCAAATCAAATGTGGAGCGATGTTGATCATAATGTCAATATAAGTTAg
- the LOC140825331 gene encoding triacylglycerol lipase SDP1-like → MDISNEASVDPFSIGPSTLFGRTIAFRIIFCKSISHFRHHIFGMLLMCFYKAKNIFRDYLAPVISWFHPRNPQGILVMVTVIAFSLKRYTNLKTRAEMAYRRKFWRNMMRSALTYDEWAHAAKMLDKETFRMNESYLYDEELVRNKLQELRHRRQDGSLRDIMFCMRADLVRNLGNMCNPELHKERLQVPRLIKEYIDEVTTQLRMVCDFDSEELLLEEKLAFMHETRHAFGRTALLLSGGASLGAFHVGVVKTLVEHKLLPRIIAGSSVGSVMCSVIATRSWPELQSFFEDSWHSIQFFDQLGGIFTVSKRIVTQGAVHEIRQLQMMLRHLTNNLTFQEAYDMTGRILGITVCSPRKHEPPRCLNYLTSPHVVIWSAVTASCAFPGLFEAQELMAKDRSGEIVPYHPPFHLEPDNASGAASRRWRDGSLEIDLPMMQLKELFNVNHFIVSQANPHIAPLLRVKEIIRAYGGNFAAKFAQLVEMEVKHRCNQILELGFPLGGIAKLFAQDWEGDVTVVMPVTLSQLSKIIQNPTYVELQKASNQGRRCIWEKLSAIKANCGIELALDECVAILNHMRRLKRSAERAAAASHGLASTVRFNASKRIPSWNVIARENSTGSLEDDLLADVDLSFHPVVGTGRNLGTHRCTHDGSHSESESVDLNTWTRSGGPLMRTTSADRFVDFVENLEADSMMNRNNLRVQSQGRDQTHQCSSVISTPDRTSDTEFDQIDLNNRALPGTSSSIMVAEGDFLQPERINNGVVFSVVRKEVLTPSNRSSHDSDHNSSPHDSGAECVQLDSVEKEMDVSSVSENEDDARDDNIYVDDVRNESNSSDSICDNYVTHG, encoded by the exons ATGGATATAAGTAATGAAGCAAGTGTTGATCCATTCTCGATCGGACCTTCGACTCTATTTGGTCGAACGATTGCTTTCAGAATCATCTTTTGTAAGTCCATATCACATTTTAGGCACCATATCTTTGGAATGTTGTTAATGTGCTTTTACAAAGCTAAGAACATTTTTAGGGATTATTTGGCACCAGTTATCTCATGGTTTCATCCTAGAAATCCACAAGGGATTTTAGTTATGGTGACGGTGATCGCTTTTTCATTGAAGCGATACACTAATTTGAAAACGAGGGCTGAAATGGCCTACAGGAGGAAGTTTTGGAGGAATATGATGAGATCTGCTTTGACCTATGACGAGTGGGCTCATGCTGCTAAGATGCTTGATAAGGAGACATTTAGAATGAACGAATCGTATCTCTATGATGAGGAGCTTGTAAGAAATAAACTTCAAGAGCTCCGCCACCGTCGCCAAGATGGTTCGCTTCGAGATATTATGTTTTGTATGAGAGCTGACCTTGTGAGAAATCTTGGTAATATGTGCAACCCTGAGCTTCACAAGGAGAGACTACAGGTTCCGAGACTCATAAAGGAGTACATAGATGAGGTTACAACCCAATTAAGAATGGTCTGTGACTTTGACTCAGAAGAGCTTCTGTTGGAGGAGAAgcttgcttttatgcatgagaCTAGGCATGCTTTTGGTAGAACTGCTTTGCTATTAAGCGGTGGTGCTTCTTTGGGAGCTTTTCATGTGGGGGTTGTCAAAACTTTGGTAGAGCACAAACTTTTGCCACGGATAATTGCTGGCTCTAGCGTGGGATCAGTGATGTGTTCTGTTATTGCTACTAGGTCTTGGCCAGAGCTTCAAAGTTTTTTTGAGGATTCTTGGCATTCTATTCAATTTTTTGACCAGTTGGGTGGGATATTTACGGTTTCCAAAAGGATTGTGACACAGGGTGCGGTCCACGAGATTAGACAATTGCAGATGATGCTGAGGCATCTTACGAACAATCTAACTTTTCAAGAAGCTTATGACATGACGGGAAGGATCTTGGGTATTACAGTTTGCTCCCCGAGGAAGCATGAACCCCCGAGATGCCTCAATTACTTGACTTCGCCTCATGTTGTTATATGGAGTGCAGTGACAGCTTCTTGTGCGTTTCCTGGTCTATTTGAAGCTCAAGAACTAATGGCCAAGGATAGGTCTGGTGAAATTGTGCCTTACCATCCACCTTTCCATTTAGAACCTGACAATGCTTCTGGTGCAGCATCACGTCGCTGGCGGGATGGTAGCTTGGAGATTGATTTGCCGATGATGCAGTTGAAAGAACTCTTTAATGTCAATCATTTTATTGTGAGTCAGGCAAATCCTCACATTGCACCTTTACTGAGGGTGAAAGAGATTATTAGAGCTTATGGAGGCAACTTTGCTGCCAAG TTTGCCCAACTAGTTGAGATGGAGGTGAAACACAGATGCAATCAAATATTGGAGCTCGGTTTTCCTTTAGGGGGCATAGCGAAGCTTTTTGCTCAGGACTGGGAGGGTGATGTAACAGTTGTAATGCCTGTAACTCTTTCTCAG TTGTCAAAAATTATACAGAACCCAACGTACGTTGAACTTCAAAAAGCCTCGAATCAAGGCAGAAGATGCATTTGGGAGAAGCTATCAGCAATAAAAGCCAACTGTGGGATCGAGCTTGCTCTTGATGAGTGCGTTGCCATACTCAACCATATGCGAAGGTTGAAGAGAAGTGCTGAAAGAGCAGCTGCCGCTTCTCATGGTCTAGCCAGCACAGTCCGATTCAACGCATCCAAAAGAATCCCTTCTTGGAATGTCATTGCTCGAGAAAATTCAACGGGATCCCTGGAAGATGACCTCCTTGCAGATGTCGATTTGTCTTTTCACCCAGTAGTTGGTACAGGCAGAAACTTGGGCACACACCGTTGCACACATGATGGAAGTCACAGTGAATCTGAGAGCGTTGATCTCAACACTTGGACACGATCTGGCGGTCCCTTGATGAGAACAACCTCGGCGGACAGGTTTGTCGACTTTGTAGAGAATCTTGAGGCTGATTCAATGATGAACAGAAACAACCTTCGAGTCCAGAGTCAGGGAAGAGATCAAACCCATCAATGCTCGAGTGTAATTTCAACACCGGATAGAACATCCGACACCGAATTTGATCAAATAGACTTGAATAACCGAGCTCTTCCTGGCACCAGTTCAAGCATTATGGTGGCCGAAGGAGATTTTTTGCAGCCTGAAAGAATCAACAATGGTGTAGTGTTCAGTGTCGTGAGAAAGGAAGTCTTGACTCCATCAAATAGGAGTAGTCATGATTCAGACCATAATAGCTCGCCACACGATTCAGGCGCAGAGTGTGTGCAACTCGACTCTGTGGAAAAGGAAATGGATGTTAGCTCGGTTTCTGAAAATGAGGACGATGCTAGAGACGATAACATATATGTAGATGATGTCCGGAATGAGAGTAATTCTAGTGACAGTATATGTGATAATTATGTTACGCATGGTTGA
- the LOC140828630 gene encoding uncharacterized protein At2g29880-like, translating to MRHNSGFGWDPETKKFTANDEVWEDYFKSHPKHKHYQTDTFEDYEDLRIVVGTGTATGKQTIRVGDDTDARKFEIEENRGTSLIDDYPISSEVPATTRKRDRTEFEAKSNTFKSIDPNAMHEFSHSLEKVVSKIKSIGNAGDTCWDAIKEVPNLDNRTRYKVLDLLNTRSKKWIS from the exons ATGCGTCATAACTCTGGTTTTGGATGGGATCCTGAGACAAAGAAATTCACGGCTAATGACGAAGTATGGGAAGATTATTTTAAG TCTCACCCTAAACATAAACACTATCAGACAGACACTTTTGAGGATTATGAAGACCTGAGAATTGTGGTTGGGACTGGAACTGCTACAGGAAAACAAACAATTAGAGTAGGAGATGACACTGATGCAAGAAAATTTGAGATAGAAGAAAATAGGGGAACTAGTTTAATAGACGATTAT CCCATAAGTTCAGAGGTTCCAGCAACAACTAGGAAACGGGATAGGACCGAGTTTGAAGCAAAATCAAACACATTCAAAAGTATTGACCCAAATGCTATGCATGAGTTCTCCCATAGTCTTGAGAAGGTGGTTTCTAAGATAAAATCAATAGGGAATGCAGGTGACACTTGTTGGGATGCTATCAAGGAGGTCCCAAATTTGGATAATCGTACTCGATATAAGGTGCTTGATTTACTCAATACCAGATCAAAAAAATGGATTTCTTGA
- the LOC140825332 gene encoding probable calcium-binding protein CML35, with amino-acid sequence MKLARIIPTKIFKKRKKSRSVSRSETDPSSFGSHTTSSSCSDDGSFKKQQGLSTPTSVIPSSSSEIRSSERFEGSPDVFFELKQAFEMMDGGREGKVRKEQLEALLSRLGAEPPSVEELNMMLSEVDRDGDGCISLEEFYAIGSAFAKPACDLELREVFAFFDSDGDGKISAEELYKVFEIIGDARCTVEDCRRMIADVDRNGDGFVCFEDFSRMMEQQR; translated from the coding sequence ATGAAACTCGCCAGGATCATCCCCACCAAGATTTTTAAGAAACGCAAGAAATCTCGCTCCGTTTCCAGATCCGAAACGGACCCGTCATCCTTCGGATCTCATACGACGTCTTCGTCGTGCTCCGACGACGGATCATTCAAGAAGCAACAAGGGTTATCCACACCAACTAGCGTCATCCCATCATCGTCCTCGGAGATCCGATCCAGCGAGAGGTTCGAGGGTTCACCTGATGTTTTCTTTGAGCTCAAACAGGCGTTCGAGATGATGGACGGAGGCCGCGAAGGGAAGGTCAGGAAGGAGCAGCTGGAGGCCTTGCTCAGCCGTCTGGGGGCCGAGCCACCGAGCGTCGAGGAGCTGAACATGATGCTGAGCGAGGTGGATAGAGATGGGGACGGCTGCATCTCTCTGGAGGAGTTCTACGCCATCGGCTCGGCTTTTGCGAAGCCTGCTTGCGACTTGGAGCTGAGGGAGGTATTCGCCTTCTTCGACTCCGATGGGGATGGGAAGATATCAGCGGAGGAGCTTTACAAAGTCTTCGAAATAATCGGCGACGCCCGGTGCACGGTGGAGGACTGCCGGCGAATGATCGCAGATGTGGACCGGAATGGGGACGGATTTGTGTGCTTCGAGGATTTCAGCCGTATGATGGAGCAGCAAAGATGA